CGTTTGGTCTTTTATGGAGCCTTGCGGCTTTCAGCTATGCCTGGCTCTATCGGCCTGGCTTATTTTTCGACCTTGGTGGCCACGTTGTACTTGCAAAACGGCGTGCGCTGGACCTCCTGGTCGAGCAGCAGCGTCTTGCCGTAGTCCACCACCAACCCCTCGAAGCTCACCCCGAAGTGATCCTGAATCTCGTTCTCCACGAGCAGGGCCGCGAAGTAGATCCCGGAGATGGACGGCAGGAGCGTCGCTTTGGGGTAGCTTACGCGCAGGTGCTCCAGGCGCAGGTCCTGGTCGAAGTGGTAGATGATATCGAGCGTATCCGCGTCGAGTTCCGTGCAGCTCAGGGTCACCAGCCGCCAACCGGCCTGCTTGCGCTTTTCGGCCTCGGCGCGAATTTCGGCCGGGGCTACCGCGCGGATATTCTCGATGCGCCCGACGGGCCTGGCTTCGCTTACGTTTTCGCTCATGTCTACCCCTCCTGCGTGGCAGTGGTCTGCACGTTCACCGCGCCCTGGTCGGCCTGCTTTTTGTCAAAGGGCCTGCGCGTCTCGAAGCGCGAAACGTCCTCGCCGCGCGCCTTGGCCGCGAACTTCTCCAGGCCCAGCACCACGCCGTCGATGATGGCCTCGGGCTTGGGCGGGCAGCCGGGCACGTACACGTCCACCGGAATCACCCTGTCCACGCCGCCGACCACGTTGTAGCAGTCGCGAAACACGCCGCCGGACAGGCCGCAGGCGCCGATGGCCACCACGGCCTTGGGATGCGGCATCTGCTCGTAGATGGTTTTCAGCACGTGCTGGTTGCGGTAGTTCACGGTGCCCGTGACCAGCAGGACGTCCGCGTGCTTGGGGTTGCCCACGTTGATGATGCCGAAGCGCTCCACGTCATAGAGCGGGGTCAGCACGGCCAGGGTCTCGATGTCGCAGCCGTTGCAGCTGCCGCAGTCGAAATGCACGATCCACGGCGACTTGATGCGCGACTTATTGATGAAATCCTTGATTATGGACATGGCATTAGCTCGCGTACAACCAGCTGAGGTTAAGCACCGACAGCACGAGTCCGACGATCCAGACGTAGGAAAGCATCCAGCGCCAAGTCAGGCGGGCCATGGTGTTGTCGATGAGGATCTCCAGGAAGTAGGTGCCGAGCAACAGCGCCAGCATGCCCCACAGGCTGGTCGACCAGAACAGGGCCACCAGCCCCAACACCAGCACGGTCTCGTACCAGTGGGCCACCTCGATGATGGCCAGGTACGGCCCGGAGAACTCCGTGGTCACGCCCTTGACCAGCTCCTGGTGCGCGTGGTGCGAAGTGGAGAAGTCGAACGGCGATTTGCGCAACTTGATGGTCAGGGCGTAGCCCAATACGATGAACAAAAGCGGCAGCTTGAACAGCAGCGGCTGTTCATGCGTCAGGATTTCCGAGATTTGGAAGCTGCCGGTGGCCAGGTAAATGCCCACGAACACGAGGATGAGCAGCGGCTCGTAGGCCAGTATCTGCATTAGCTCGCGCTGCGCGCCCACTTGGCTGTAAGGCGAGGGCGCGGACATGGCCCCGAAGACCAGGAACAGCGCGCCGATGGCCTGCACGAAGAATAAGAGCAAAAGATCCGACTGCAGGAAAAGCAGCACGACCGACAGGACCGCGCCGAGCAGGTACATGTAGGCGCAAAAAACCTGCCAGGAGTTGACTATCATGGACTCCTTGCCCAGCAGCTTGGCCACGTCGTAGAAAGGCTGCAGAAGCGGCGGGCCGAAGCGGGACTGCACGCGCGCCGTGACCCGGCGGTCCAGCCCGGCGATGAGCCCGCCCGCCACCGGGGCGATGAGCAGCCCGACGAACACGAGCATGATGTACTGAGCCAGCATCACAACGCACCTCCCATCACGAGCAGCAAGAGCGCCAGGGCTGCGATGTTGACCCAGCGCGTGAGCTTGCCTTCCCCGAACACGGACTCAAGGTAGTAGTTGCCGAAAGCGACCTTCACGGGCTTGTTCATGGGACCCACGAAGGCCGGCTCCTCCAGGCTGCCGGTCGCGTTGGCCCCGCCCATGTACAGGGAGGTGGCCGGGACGAACCTGGACTTGCGCGCGGCCCACCAGGCGAACAGAGCGCCCAGCAGCACGGCGAAAAACAGCGGGTAGACCGCGAAGGCCCCGGCTCCGGTGGTCAGCACTCCGTAGTGCACGCTGAAGACCGACTCGCCGAGCATGGGCAGGGCGAAGCTATCGTAGATCCAGGGGATGAACAGGGCCAGCACGATCGCGCCGCCGACCAGGATCTGCAACGGCCGAAGCGTCAGAGCCGACAAGGGCTCGGGCTTGACCTCGCGGCTGAAGGGCGCGCTCATGAGCATGCCGGCCCAGCGGCCCCAGTAGACCACGGACAGGGCGCTGGCCAGAGCCAGCATGACCACCAGGGGCGCGTTGTGCGCAGCGGCCTCGATGGCCAGCCACTTGGAGAGCAGCACGCCGAACGGCGGCAGGAGCATGGTCGCCACGCCAAGCACGGTGATGATCGCCGTGCGCGGCATGACCTTGTACAGCCCGCGCATGTCCTCGATGTCGCGCGAGCCGATGCCCTGCTCGATGGTGCCCACGCACAGGAAGAGCAGGCCCTTGGACACGGCGTGGAAGAGGATAAGCAGGATCGCCGCGCTCATGGCTGCGGGCGTGCCCAGGCCGGCGCAGGCGATGATCAGGCCCAGGTTGCCGATGGTCGAGTAGGCCAGGATCTTCTTGCCATTGGACTGTCCCAGGGCCAAGGCGGCGGTGGCCAGAAAAGAGAATCCGCCGAACAAGGCGATGGACGTGCCGAGGAAGCTCCCGGCGTACAGTGGCGAGAGGCGCAGAACCAGGTAAACGCCAGCCTTGACCATGGTCGAGGAATGCAGCAGCGCCGAAACCGGCGTGGGCGCGACCATGGCCCCCAGGAGCCAGCTCTGGAAGGGCACCTGCGCGGCTTTGGTGAAGCCGGCCAGACAGATGAGCGCGACAGGCAGAAGCACCGCGCCGGCCAGCGGCCCGGCCATGAGCAGGGCTTGCAGATCCAGGGTGCCTGTGCGCGAGTACAGAAGAATCATGCCGAACACGAAGGCCACGCCGCCAAGGGAGTTCATCCACAGGGCGCGCGTCGCGTTCCTCACGGCCTCTTCGGTGCCGTCATGGCCGATGAGCATGAACGAACATAGCGTGGTTACCTCGAAGAAGAAGTACAGCCACAGGAGGTTGTTGGCCAGCACAAGGCCGTTCATGGCTCCCAGGAACAGCACGAGGAAGAAGAAGAACCTGGGCTGGCGTGACTTGGCCAGGTGCAGGTGCTCCTCGTGCTTCTTCATGTAGGGGATGGCGAAGATGCAGATCAGCGAGCCCACGATGGAGATGACCAGCACCATGAGCAGCGACAGGCCGTCGCCGTGCAGGGGCAAGACCGCCGCGCCGTGGTCGAGCGCGAACAGCTCGAACCAGGCAAGCGGCGCGATCTGCAGAAGCGCCAGGATCTGCACCAGCCGGCTCTTTAGCCTGAAGCCGTAAAAGAGGATGACCGCGAGCAGCAGGAAGTCGAGCACCGAGATGAGCGTGCCCCAGCCAAGGCCTCCCAGCGTGCCCGGGTCGAAGGAGAATGCGCCTTGTGCGGCGAGCAGCACCGATCCGACCGTCAGCAGCGCGCCAGTGGTCAGCACTGTCGCGCTCCGGACAGCCTGCGCGCGCACCACGAAACATGCACCGGCGGCCAAAATCGGCACGACGATACAGATGAAGAGTAGCGCTGGCAGCATACTAAACCTCGCTTACCTATGACATTGCTATGAAACGGCTTAATTGACGTCTGCTGGTACGGGATATCTACATTGGAGACCTTGCAGGCGCGCTGGATGAACTTTCAACTTTATTTATCATTTACCTATAGATGTGTCCGCTTGCCTGTCAACCTCCGGCAACCGTTTCCATGGCTAGGCGGACAACCTATCAAGCTTCCTGATAGCTGAAACATATCGATAATATTTACCCCCGGACTGCCTTCACGCCAGTCCAATTCCATAAGCGGTCAATTTCTTTCGGTGAATGGCAAACTGACAAATCTGGCAAAAATCTATGCGACGCCGACCAACTCGCGCGGTTAAGCGCAATCCCGGCCAGCCAAAATCAAGCACCCGCGCGCCAGGCAAACGCTGCCGGCCCGCAGCCGCGTCTCAGGCGCCCATTTTTTTGGCTTGGTCCAGCAGCCGGGGAATCTCGCGCGCCTCGGGCAGGTTGCGCCGGTACTTGGCGGGCATGAGCGAACCCAAAAGTTCGGGATTGCTGCGCGCGGGGATGAAGGCCGCCGAGTAATAAGCGCGCCAGAGGTCCTCAAGTCCGTCAGGCGTCTCCGGGGGCTTGCACGTGCCCGG
This sequence is a window from Desulfocurvibacter africanus subsp. africanus DSM 2603. Protein-coding genes within it:
- a CDS encoding NADH-quinone oxidoreductase subunit B family protein → MSIIKDFINKSRIKSPWIVHFDCGSCNGCDIETLAVLTPLYDVERFGIINVGNPKHADVLLVTGTVNYRNQHVLKTIYEQMPHPKAVVAIGACGLSGGVFRDCYNVVGGVDRVIPVDVYVPGCPPKPEAIIDGVVLGLEKFAAKARGEDVSRFETRRPFDKKQADQGAVNVQTTATQEG
- a CDS encoding NADH-quinone oxidoreductase subunit C; its protein translation is MSENVSEARPVGRIENIRAVAPAEIRAEAEKRKQAGWRLVTLSCTELDADTLDIIYHFDQDLRLEHLRVSYPKATLLPSISGIYFAALLVENEIQDHFGVSFEGLVVDYGKTLLLDQEVQRTPFCKYNVATKVEK
- a CDS encoding NADH-quinone oxidoreductase subunit L, whose translation is MLPALLFICIVVPILAAGACFVVRAQAVRSATVLTTGALLTVGSVLLAAQGAFSFDPGTLGGLGWGTLISVLDFLLLAVILFYGFRLKSRLVQILALLQIAPLAWFELFALDHGAAVLPLHGDGLSLLMVLVISIVGSLICIFAIPYMKKHEEHLHLAKSRQPRFFFFLVLFLGAMNGLVLANNLLWLYFFFEVTTLCSFMLIGHDGTEEAVRNATRALWMNSLGGVAFVFGMILLYSRTGTLDLQALLMAGPLAGAVLLPVALICLAGFTKAAQVPFQSWLLGAMVAPTPVSALLHSSTMVKAGVYLVLRLSPLYAGSFLGTSIALFGGFSFLATAALALGQSNGKKILAYSTIGNLGLIIACAGLGTPAAMSAAILLILFHAVSKGLLFLCVGTIEQGIGSRDIEDMRGLYKVMPRTAIITVLGVATMLLPPFGVLLSKWLAIEAAAHNAPLVVMLALASALSVVYWGRWAGMLMSAPFSREVKPEPLSALTLRPLQILVGGAIVLALFIPWIYDSFALPMLGESVFSVHYGVLTTGAGAFAVYPLFFAVLLGALFAWWAARKSRFVPATSLYMGGANATGSLEEPAFVGPMNKPVKVAFGNYYLESVFGEGKLTRWVNIAALALLLLVMGGAL
- a CDS encoding respiratory chain complex I subunit 1 family protein, translating into MLAQYIMLVFVGLLIAPVAGGLIAGLDRRVTARVQSRFGPPLLQPFYDVAKLLGKESMIVNSWQVFCAYMYLLGAVLSVVLLFLQSDLLLLFFVQAIGALFLVFGAMSAPSPYSQVGAQRELMQILAYEPLLILVFVGIYLATGSFQISEILTHEQPLLFKLPLLFIVLGYALTIKLRKSPFDFSTSHHAHQELVKGVTTEFSGPYLAIIEVAHWYETVLVLGLVALFWSTSLWGMLALLLGTYFLEILIDNTMARLTWRWMLSYVWIVGLVLSVLNLSWLYAS